The following coding sequences are from one Musa acuminata AAA Group cultivar baxijiao chromosome BXJ2-4, Cavendish_Baxijiao_AAA, whole genome shotgun sequence window:
- the LOC135609280 gene encoding malate dehydrogenase, glyoxysomal-like, giving the protein MNTGAVEWALPLPLPVNPWKTGITMDDLFDINAVIVQAFCDGNAKRCLKAKVNLVADSPNSAVPIPPEDYKTAGLGQRSRER; this is encoded by the exons ATGAATACCGGCGCCGTG GAATGGGCCTTGCCATTACCCCTCCCTGTCAATCCTTGGAAGACAGGGATAACCATGGATGATTTGTTTGACATCAATGCTGTAATTGTTCAGGCATTTTGTGATGGAAATGCTAAACGCTGTCTGAAGGCAAAGGTTAACCTGGTTGCCGATTCACCAAACTCTGCTGTTCCCATACCACCTGAGGATTATAAGACAGCTG GTCTCGGACAAAGGTCTAGAGAGAGATGA
- the LOC103982208 gene encoding amino acid permease 6, with product MVMASEVQGKSVPMEEASFEIASGRGPARDDFDDDGRVKRTGTLVTASAHIITAVIGSGVLSLAWALAQLGWIAGPTVLLIFSLITWFCSSLLADCYRSPQGKRNYRYKDAVRTHLGGVSSKLCALAQYVNLVGVTIGYTITTAISMGAVKRSNCFHRNGHDAACGESNTTNMTIFACIQIVLSQIPNFHKIWWLSIVAAIMSVAYSSIGLGLSIAKIAEGPHARTSLTGVTVGVDVSGSEKIWRTFQALGDIAFAYAYSNVLIEIQDTLRSSPPENQVMKKATTIGVLTTTTFYMLCGVLGYAAFGNTAPGNFLTGFGFYDPFWLVDIGNICIVVHLIGAFQVFAQPIFQFIETWSRNRWPDNRFVTTEHVINIPLLGDCPFSLFRMIWRSLFVIITAVVAMIFPFFNDFLGLIGAVSFWPLTVYFPVEMYIVQAKIRRFSATWTWLKILSIVCLIVSLVAAGGSVQGLIHSLQDYKPFKIS from the exons ATGGTCATGGCGAGTGAGGTGCAGGGAAAGTCTGTCCCCATGGAGGAAGCCTCCTTCGAGATAGCCAGCGGCCGCGGTCCGGCACGGGACGACTTCGACGACGACGGCCGCGTCAAGCGTACAG GGACGCTGGTGACTGCGAGTGCTCACATCATTACCGCCGTCATCGGCTCCGGGGTGCTCTCGCTCGCCTGGGCCTTGGCTCAGTTAGGGTGGATCGCTGGTCCGACAGTTCTCTTGATCTTCTCTCTCATCACCTGGTTCTGCTCCAGCCTCCTTGCGGACTGCTATCGATCTCCTCAGGGCAAGAGAAACTACAGATACAAAGATGCTGTGAGGACGCACCTAG GGGGTGTGAGCTCCAAACTGTGCGCACTGGCTCAGTACGTGAATCTTGTAGGAGTCACCATTGGCTATACCATCACGACGGCCATCAGCATGGG GGCCGTGAAAAGGTCGAACTGCTTCCACAGGAACGGCCACGACGCCGCGTGCGGGGAGTCCAACACCACCAACATGACCATCTTCGCGTGCATACAGATTGTTCTGTCTCAGATCCCTAATTTCCACAAGATCTGGTGGCTCTCCATTGTGGCGGCCATCATGTCCGTCGCCTACTCCAGTATCGGCCTCGGCCTCTCCATTGCCAAAATAGCAG AAGGGCCTCATGCGAGGACCAGCCTGACAGGAGTCACGGTGGGGGTGGATGTCTCGGGGAGCGAGAAGATCTGGCGAACATTTCAGGCTCTCGGGGACATCGCCTTTGCGTATGCTTACTCCAACGTTCTCATCGAGATCCAG GATACTCTGAGATCGAGTCCACCGGAAAACCAGGTGATGAAGAAGGCCACCACCATTGGGGtcctcaccaccaccaccttctaCATGCTGTGTGGTGTGCTGGGATATGCTGCGTTTGGGAACACTGCGCCCGGCAACTTCTTGACAGGATTCGGCTTCTACGATCCATTTTGGCTCGTCGACATCGGGAATATATGCATCGTCGTCCATCTCATCGGTGCTTTCCAG GTTTTTGCCCAACCAATTTTCCAATTCATCGAGACTTGGAGCCGGAACCGTTGGCCAGATAATCGTTTTGTGACAACTGAGCATGTGATCAACATTCCTTTGCTGGGTGATTGTCCCTTCAGTCTCTTCCGCATGATCTGGAGATCACTTTTCGTCATCATCACCGCCGTAGTTGCCATGATCTTTCCTTTCTTTAACGATTTCTTGGGTCTAATTGGGGCTGTTTCATTCTGGCCGCTAACCGTGTATTTTCCGGTGGAGATGTACATCGTGCAAGCAAAAATTCGCAGGTTCTCTGCAACTTGGACATGGCTGAAGATCCTGAGCATTGTCTGCTTGATAGTGTCACTGGTGGCAGCCGGTGGATCTGTTCAAGGACTCATTCATAGCCTTCAAGACTACAAGCCTTTCAAGATCTCCTGA
- the LOC103982209 gene encoding riboflavin biosynthesis protein PYRD, chloroplastic codes for MANSALFFLAISSPTSSNIGADALRRRLESSSWSPGPRRAGGSAIVRVRCEKRDDAFFMRRCVELARKAVGCTSPNPMVGCVVVKDGEIVGRGFHPKAGQPHAEVFALKDAGILAENATAYVSLEPCNHHGRTPPCTEALIRAKVKQVVVGMVDPNPIVASKGVDRLRDSGIDVIVGVEEMLCQKLNEAYIHRIITGRPFVTLRYTLSFNGMIMTQLGKGAEGRGGYYSQLLQEYDGILIPNDLLSKISTLPTSYEIGANQPFHIVIAKGSGYSLCLPRLTAGSAAKIIVLAERHIKVEPEVEGIEMVVLEQITLSSILDYCGRRGLCSILLDFARGSECLSKLLEDAVSEHLIQKVLMEICPFWNIGEKTSELEFSYDSLRLKNLESRISNESVLVEGYL; via the exons ATGGCGAATTCTGCGCTCTTCTTCCTGGCAATTTCGTCGCCCACAAGCTCCAATATCGGAGCCGATGCACTCCGCCGTCGTCTCGAGTCCAGTTCTTGGTCTCCCGGCCCGCGGAGGGCCGGGGGCAGTGCGATCGTCCGTGTCAGATGCGAGAAGAGGGACGATGCGTTCTTTATGAGGAGGTGCGTGGAATTGGCGAGGAAGGCGGTCGGGTGCACCTCTCCCAACCCCATGGTGGGCTGCGTCGTCGTCAAGGATGGGGAGATCGTCGGTCGAGGATTTCACCCCAAAGCTGGCCAGCCGCACGCTGAG GTTTTTGCCCTAAAAGATGCTGGAATTTTGGCTGAGAACGCAACAGCATATGTGAGCCTCGAACCTTGCAACCATCATGGGAGGACTCCTCCTTGCACTGAAGCTCTCATTCGTGCAAAAGTGAAGCAAGTGGTTGTTGGGATGGTTGATCCAAATCCCATTGTAGCTTCAAAAGGAGTTGATAGGCTCAGAGATTCTGGCATTGATGTTATTGTTGGTGTGGAAGAAATGTTGTGCCAGAAACTTAATGAGGCTTATATTCATCGAATCATTACAGGGAGGCCTTTTGTTACTTTAAG ATATACTCTCTCATTTAACGGAATGATTATGACACAACTTGGAAAAGGTGCAGAAGGACGAGGCGGATATTACTCGCAGTTACTGCAGGAATATGATGGGATTTTAATTCCTAATGACTTGTTGTCCAAAATTTCCACTTTACCAACATCTTATGAGATTGGCGCTAATCAACCATTTCATATTGTGATTGCAAAGGGTTCAGGTTATTCATTATGCCTTCCAAGACTGACAGCAGGTTCTGCAGCAAAGATAATAGTTCTGGCAGAGAGACACATAAAAGTGGAGCCTGAAGTGGAAGGCATTGAGATGGTGGTTCTTGAACAAATTACCTTAAGTTCAATTCTAGATTACTGTGGACGTCGTGGACTGTGTAGCATTTTGTTGGATTTCGCAAGGGGTAGCGAATGTCTCTCGAAGCTTCTGGAAGATGCTGTTAGTGAACACTTGATACAGAAGGTTCTTATGGAGATTTGCCCATTTTGGAACATAGGAGAAAAGACCTCAGAATTGGAATTTAGCTATGATTCATTGAGACTAAAGAACTTAGAATCAAGGATCTCAAATGAGAGTGTTTTGGTTGAAGGTTACTTGTAG
- the LOC103982207 gene encoding EPIDERMAL PATTERNING FACTOR-like protein 2: MGLLHCITTHRTFHLLLSVLLLLSSTPAQYSAEGRPSFRLLEVANLQGRGEEKAMVRALIGSRPPICERRCVTCGRCEAVQVPVIPQAKSRSKQFLGVAILRGDYSSNYKPLSWKCKCGDVIFNP, translated from the exons ATGGGACTTCTCCACTGTATCACGACTCACAGAACGTTTCATCTCCTTCTGTCGGTGCTTCTCCTCTTGAGCTCCACTCCAGCCCAGTATTCGGCCGAAG GTAGACCATCGTTTAGGCTTCTGGAGGTGGCAAAC TTGCagggaaggggagaggagaaggcGATGGTGAGAGCTTTGATCGGATCGAGACCACCGATCTGCGAGAGGAGGTGCGTGACATGCGGCCGCTGTGAAGCAGTTCAAGTGCCAGTAATCCCACAGGCGAAGAGCCGAAGTAAGCAATTCCTGGGCGTGGCCATCTTGAGGGGCGACTACAGCTCCAACTACAAGCCCCTGAGTTGGAAATGCAAATGCGGGGACGTCATCTTTAATCCATGA